A window of the Lolium perenne isolate Kyuss_39 chromosome 7, Kyuss_2.0, whole genome shotgun sequence genome harbors these coding sequences:
- the LOC139833178 gene encoding uncharacterized protein produces the protein MYPVILEVLVRIGKDPSQKSEWTRIRGVAAAFESFDFVFNLNLMLVVLGYTNDLSISLQKKDQDILNAMVLVGLAKEKMKDMRSSLGWERFLAKVTFFCNTHGIEVPSPESNYVAHGRSQRYYEKQTNDDRYRREVYLGVVDQVIQELDNRFDEVNMELLICMAALNPVNSFASYDAQKVMRLAQFYPNDISSMDLLRLEPQLEIFIDDMRKDDRFKCVNHLGELSIKLVETKKHVVYDLVYMLLKLILLLPVATANVERVFSAMSLVKNKLRNSMGDNLLNHCLVTFIERGVFIHVSDDTIVETFMAMRNRRLKK, from the coding sequence ATGTACCCGGTGATACTTGAGGTGCTTGTAAGGATTGGAAAAGATCCTTCACAAAAGAGTGAGTGGACAAGAATAAGAGGAGTTGCCGCGGCCTTTGAATCATTTGACTTTGTTTTCAATCTCAACTTGATGCTTGTTGTTCTTGGCTACACAAATGACTTGTCTATATCTTTGCAAAAGAAGGATCAAGATATTCTCAATGCAATGGTGCTTGTTGGATTGGCAAAGGAGAAAATGAAGGATATGAGGTCATCACTTGGATGGGAAAGATTTCTTGCAAAGGTGACATTCTTTTGCAACACTCATGGCATTGAAGTTCCTTCCCCGGAATCTAATTATGTGGCTCATGGAAGATCACAACGGTATTATGAAAAGCAAACAAATGATGATCGTTATAGAAGAGAAGTGTATCTTGGCGTTGTTGACCAAGTTATTCAAGAGCTTGACAATCGGTTTGATGAGGTTAACATGGAGTTGCTTATTTGTATGGCGGCTTTGAATCCCGTGAATTCATTTGCTTCTTATGATGCACAAAAGGTAATGAGACTTGCTCAATTCTACCCCAATGACATATCAAGCATGGATTTGTTAAGACTTGAACCCCAACTTGAGATCTTTATTGATGACATGAGAAAAGATGATAGATTCAAATGTGTCAATCATCTTGGTGAGCTCTCTATTAAGCTTGTTGAAACAAAAAAGCATGTTGTTTATGATTTAGTTTACATGCTTCTCAAATTGATATTGCTTCTACCGGTGGCGACGGCGAATGTTGAAAGAGTATTTTCCGCAATGAGTCTAGTAAAAAACAAGTTGAGAAATAGTATGGGTGATAACCTCTTGAATCATTGCTTAGTGACATTTATCGAGCGAGGGGTGTTCATTCATGTAAGTGATGATACCATTGTTGAAACTTTCATGGCAATGCGAAACCGTAGATTGAAGAAATGA
- the LOC139833717 gene encoding uncharacterized protein, producing the protein MKRNSQIALLFQKQASKKIASPVQSDIVHDEEVESDVESEIDIEDTTPHPPSPQQPNARSYDAHFCPHDPGDRIPISSYDVNIQDDVRRGYILKGPCRPYEHAFPPTKKKGKKRHFSCVWFEHYNWLEYSIGKDAAFCFVCFLFKERANGGPGGDAFVKDGFRNWKRPESFKKHVGGVTSIHNQAQEKYNLFVAPNTKIDNVLMKVSKKDVLLYKTRLTYSLRCLRFLLKQGLAFRGHDESEESTNRGNFLELLKWLAEGNEEVNKVVLKNAPGNCILNSPRIQHDIIECCAIETTRLIIEDLDGDHYAILADESSDMSHKEQLALCLRYVDKLGRICERFLGVVHVSDTTSLSLKVAIISLLKDHHLSPTQICGQGYDGASNMKWTQSRDGFI; encoded by the coding sequence ATGAAGAGAAATAGCCAAATTGCGCTACTTTTTCAGAAACAAGCATCAAAGAAGATTGCATCTCCGGTCCAATCTGATATTGTTCACGATGAAGAAGTCGAATCCGATGTTGAGAGTGAGATTGATATTGAAGATACAACACCACACCCACCCTCACCCCAACAACCAAATGCAAGGTCATATGATGCTCACTTTTGTCCACATGATCCGGGGGACAGGATTCCTATTTCAAGTTATGATGTTAATATTCAAGATGATGTTCGGAGAGGATATATCCTAAAAGGTCCATGCCGACCATATGAGCATGCTTTCCCGCCAACAAAAAAGAAGGGCAAAAAGCGACACTTTAGTTGTGTTTGGTTTGAACACTACAATTGGCTAGAATATAGTATCGGAAAGGATGCGGCATTTTGCTTTGTGTGTTTCTTGTTCAAAGAGAGAGCCAATGGAGGTCCCGGAGGAGATGCCTTTGTTAAAGATGGTTTTAGAAATTGGAAAAGACCCGAATCATTTAAGAAGCATGTGGGTGGTGTTACTAGCATTCACAACCAAGCTCAAGAGAAGTACAACTTATTTGTTGCACCCAACACCAAAATTGATAATGTTCTTATGAAGGTGTCTAAGAAGGATGTACTTCTTTACAAGACTAGGCTAACTTACTCTCTTAGATGCTTGAGATTTCTTTTGAAACAAGGATTGGCATTCCGTGGACATGATGAGAGTGAAGAATCAACCAACCGGGGAAATTTTCTTGAACTTCTAAAGTGGCTTGCGGAAGGTAATGAGGAAGTCAATAAGGTTGTTTTGAAGAATGCTCCCGGCAATTGCATCTTGAATAGTCCAAGGATACAACATGACATTATTGAATGTTGTGCCATAGAAACTACTAGACTAATCattgaagatcttgatggtgaccACTATGCAATTCTAGCCGACGAGTCTAGTGATATGTCTCACAAAGAACAACTTGCTCTTTGTTTGCGTTATGTGGATAAATTGGGAAGAATATGTGAGAGGTTCCTTGGAGTAGTTCATGTTTCCGATACTACTTCATTGTCTCTCAAGGTTGCAATTATATCTTTGCTAAAAGATCATCATTTGTCTCCCACTCAAATTTGTGGACAAGGATATGATGGGGCTAGCAATATGAAGTGGACTCAATCAAGAGATGGGTTTATCTAG